From the genome of Penicillium oxalicum strain HP7-1 chromosome VII, whole genome shotgun sequence:
GACGACGACATGCATGCCATCATGGTCCGACCGCTCCGTCCCGGTGTACGCCTCACGGCCATCTTTGACTCCTGTCACTCCGGAACCGCGCTCGACCTCCCCTACGTATACTCCACCCAGGGAATCTTGAAAGAGCCGAatctggccaaggaggccgCGCAAGATCTGTTCAGTGCCTTCACGGCGTACGGACAGGGAGATTTTTCCAGTATGGCCAGTACCGCGATTGGCTTTCTCAAAAAAGCGGCCAACGGCGGTCAGGCGCGAGAGCGCACGTTGAAAACCAAGACTTCGCCGGCCGATGTGGTGATGTTTTCCGGTTCCAAGGATACTCAGACCTCGTAAGGAGCGACCTCGCCGcaacagagagaaaaaaaaaagaaaagaaaccttTAGGAGTGAAAGAGACTGACCCTGCGTGAACAGAGCCGACACTTTCCAAGACGGGCAAGCAAAGGGTGCCTTGAGCTGGGCCTTTATCAAAACTTTGACCCAATGGCCTCATCTCAGCTACTTGCAGCTGCTGAATAACATCCGGGCGGAATTGGATGGCAAGTACACTCAGAAACCCCAACTTAGCTGCAGTCATCCCCTGGGTAAGTCCAACCTGTCATGCCACGGACGGGGCTCACCTGCTGACTCGTGTTGAAGATGTCCATCTGCGTTTTGTGATGTGAGACCCCGGAAAAGATGCCTCCCGCTCGTGTCTCGCAGTATATTTCTTTCCACCGTGTACACACCCTGGACCATCTgcatgttttttttcttgtgaGACCCCTTGGCGGCGGCCCTTGTGTCAGTTTGAGTCTTGATCACGCGGGTTTCGGAATGGGCGGCAGGTGGTTCGCCGCCTTGTTTTCCAGATCGCATCCATCGACTTTTCAATTCGACACCAATCTTGAAAGCCGGAGGAACCATTGACTACAGGGCTCCGGTGCATATTCTAGCAGTGTGTGGGGTTCAGATCTGGCTATCTCCGGTTTCGCACGCACCTTAACGCGGCTGA
Proteins encoded in this window:
- a CDS encoding Metacaspase-1B, which encodes MSTFLHERYGYRREDMVILTDDQQNPMSIPTKANILRAMHWLVRDAQPHDSLFIHFSGHGGRTPDLDGDEDDGFDDVIYPVDYQSAGHIVDDDMHAIMVRPLRPGVRLTAIFDSCHSGTALDLPYVYSTQGILKEPNLAKEAAQDLFSAFTAYGQGDFSSMASTAIGFLKKAANGGQARERTLKTKTSPADVVMFSGSKDTQTSADTFQDGQAKGALSWAFIKTLTQWPHLSYLQLLNNIRAELDGKYTQKPQLSCSHPLDVHLRFVM